The following proteins come from a genomic window of Paramicrobacterium humi:
- the metX gene encoding homoserine O-acetyltransferase MetX, whose protein sequence is MHSQRSDDTVPWSFVTAAETRTVIGRPPATGAWRDGDPAGDRVFADLGAFSFEAGGFVPHVRLAYETWGTLNEERDNAVLVLHALTGDSHVRGPAGRGHATAGWWEDVVGPGLPVDTDRYFVVAPNMLGGCQGSTGPASFAPDGYEWATRFPYTTVRDQVQAQAMLGEHLGIRAWEAVIGGSMGGMHALEWGVSYPEKVRRLAVLAAPPETTADQVAQNTVQIEAVRTDPYFNGGHYYDAADGDGPHRGLALARRLAMINYRSPHELNQRFGRTWQSEISPLGRGGRFAVESYIDFHGNKFTRRFDANSYTVLVEAMNSHDVGRDRDGLSAALSRVTMPTLVLGIDSDRLFPLPGQEFIAAQVPGNIDGDAPAVLSSPFGHDAFLIEHEAVGTHLRRLLSA, encoded by the coding sequence ATGCATTCGCAGCGTTCCGATGACACCGTTCCGTGGAGCTTCGTCACCGCGGCGGAGACGCGAACCGTCATCGGACGACCGCCCGCCACGGGGGCGTGGCGCGACGGTGATCCTGCGGGAGATCGGGTATTCGCTGACCTCGGCGCGTTCAGCTTCGAGGCGGGCGGATTCGTGCCGCATGTGCGCCTCGCCTACGAGACCTGGGGAACCCTCAACGAGGAGCGCGACAACGCCGTTCTCGTGCTGCACGCGCTCACCGGCGACTCGCACGTGCGCGGACCCGCAGGTCGAGGCCACGCCACCGCCGGCTGGTGGGAGGACGTCGTCGGTCCGGGCCTTCCCGTCGACACCGATCGCTACTTCGTCGTCGCCCCCAACATGCTCGGCGGCTGCCAGGGCTCCACCGGACCGGCGAGCTTCGCGCCCGACGGCTACGAATGGGCCACCCGGTTTCCCTACACAACAGTGCGCGACCAGGTTCAGGCTCAGGCGATGCTCGGCGAGCACCTCGGGATCCGGGCATGGGAGGCCGTCATCGGCGGCTCAATGGGCGGAATGCACGCGCTCGAGTGGGGCGTCAGCTACCCCGAGAAGGTGAGACGGCTCGCTGTGCTCGCCGCACCGCCCGAGACGACGGCCGACCAGGTCGCGCAGAACACGGTGCAGATCGAGGCCGTGCGAACGGATCCCTACTTCAACGGCGGACACTACTACGACGCCGCAGACGGCGACGGCCCGCACCGCGGCCTGGCCCTCGCACGGCGCCTGGCAATGATCAACTACCGCAGCCCCCACGAGCTGAACCAGCGCTTCGGCCGCACATGGCAGTCCGAGATCAGCCCTCTCGGCCGCGGCGGGCGCTTCGCGGTCGAGTCCTACATCGACTTCCACGGCAACAAGTTCACCCGGCGCTTCGACGCGAACAGCTACACAGTGCTCGTCGAGGCCATGAACTCGCACGATGTCGGCCGCGACCGCGACGGCCTCTCCGCAGCGCTGTCTCGGGTGACCATGCCCACCCTCGTTCTCGGGATCGACAGTGATCGACTCTTCCCGCTACCCGGGCAGGAGTTCATCGCGGCGCAGGTGCCGGGGAACATCGACGGTGACGCCCCTGCAGTACTGTCATCGCCCTTCGGTCACGATGCGTTCCTGATCGAGCATGAGGCCGTCGGAACTCACCTGCGACGCCTGCTCAGCGCCTGA
- a CDS encoding phosphoribosyltransferase, whose translation MSDEREVLGWDDFGEAARDLARTVHASGFAPDIVVAVARGGLLLAGAVAYALGTKSCGSINVEFYTDIDKTLPEPVLLPPALDAPALSGKRVLLVDDVSDSGRTLRLVVDILTGHGADVRSVTLYSKPRTVLEPDYVWRRTDKWITFPWSALPPVTKENS comes from the coding sequence ATGAGCGACGAGAGGGAAGTGCTCGGCTGGGACGACTTCGGCGAAGCCGCCCGTGACCTCGCCCGCACGGTGCACGCGAGCGGATTCGCGCCCGACATCGTCGTCGCTGTCGCACGCGGCGGGCTGCTGCTCGCGGGCGCCGTCGCGTACGCGCTCGGCACGAAGAGCTGCGGAAGCATCAACGTGGAGTTCTACACCGACATCGACAAGACGCTGCCCGAGCCTGTGCTGCTTCCGCCGGCGCTTGACGCTCCGGCGCTGAGCGGGAAACGCGTTCTGCTCGTCGATGACGTCTCGGACTCCGGTCGCACGCTGCGCCTCGTCGTCGACATCCTGACCGGGCACGGCGCCGACGTCCGCTCGGTCACGCTGTACTCGAAGCCGCGGACCGTTCTCGAACCGGACTACGTGTGGCGGCGCACCGACAAGTGGATCACGTTCCCCTGGTCGGCGCTTCCGCCCGTGACGAAGGAGAACTCGTGA
- a CDS encoding type II toxin-antitoxin system Phd/YefM family antitoxin: MGWSTIRGPMEVTVQEAKTHLSRLLRRVEAGETVVIKRGQVRVALLTSALPQAARRQIWGDVQGRLASDFDEIPRELEDYAS, translated from the coding sequence ATGGGTTGGTCAACTATTCGCGGCCCTATGGAGGTCACGGTTCAGGAAGCCAAGACGCACCTCTCTCGGCTGCTCCGCCGGGTGGAGGCGGGCGAGACCGTCGTGATCAAGCGCGGGCAGGTGCGGGTCGCCCTGCTGACGTCGGCACTGCCCCAGGCGGCGCGTCGCCAGATCTGGGGGGACGTGCAAGGTCGGCTGGCGTCCGACTTCGACGAGATCCCGCGCGAGCTTGAGGACTACGCGTCCTGA
- a CDS encoding sensor histidine kinase: MTVWREIASSNPARRQHESLEYFALRHARLVSSTALAFGLAGTITSFIVVCIPGAVNAPWLTELLLLHVLLGAALVWTWQRPDLLRQSTLFGTGLATILACAAAVPSSGINYSLGASICMVAGWSVGSLAVALTATRGALLFLGGVFLAIIAAVAGLGAWLGLQPGQLIGLFSLVVTLWALCAMFGIWLRSSMSRVSRRIVSIGRAHTIERRASETEAQRLRDARLLHDTALATLTLLAHSGVGVDEASLRSQAASDRELLERLRLGESPKPRSSGEYNLTNTAELQLGGTLENVKNRFNGTDLSVQWHGSGQLGLEPEKLDAFIYALVECIENVRRHAQVDEAHVTLSDDGAMVRGVVTDAGVGFDPAAVSSQRLGFRQSVVARVEDIGGTVRVFSAPGAGTTVVLEVAK; encoded by the coding sequence ATGACGGTGTGGCGCGAGATCGCCTCGTCGAATCCTGCGCGGCGTCAGCACGAATCCCTCGAGTACTTCGCTCTGCGTCACGCCCGCCTGGTCTCCAGCACGGCGCTCGCGTTCGGGCTCGCCGGAACCATCACCTCGTTCATCGTGGTCTGCATCCCCGGCGCCGTGAATGCGCCATGGCTCACGGAGCTTCTGCTGTTGCACGTACTGCTCGGCGCGGCACTCGTGTGGACGTGGCAGCGTCCCGACCTGCTGCGACAGTCGACGCTCTTCGGCACCGGGCTCGCGACGATTCTCGCGTGCGCGGCAGCCGTGCCCAGCTCGGGAATCAACTACTCCCTTGGCGCGTCGATCTGCATGGTCGCCGGCTGGTCGGTCGGCTCCCTCGCCGTCGCGCTCACCGCGACGCGCGGTGCCCTGCTGTTCCTCGGCGGCGTATTTCTCGCGATAATCGCAGCGGTCGCCGGACTCGGCGCCTGGCTCGGGCTGCAACCTGGCCAACTCATCGGGCTGTTCTCCCTCGTCGTCACCTTGTGGGCACTGTGTGCGATGTTCGGCATCTGGCTGCGGAGCAGCATGTCGCGTGTGAGCCGCCGCATCGTCAGCATCGGTCGCGCCCACACCATCGAGCGGCGTGCCAGTGAGACGGAAGCGCAGCGTCTGCGGGATGCCCGGCTGCTGCACGACACGGCTCTCGCGACGCTCACGCTGCTCGCCCATTCGGGAGTCGGCGTCGATGAGGCGAGCCTTCGGAGCCAGGCCGCGAGCGACCGCGAACTCCTCGAACGGCTGCGGCTCGGCGAGTCCCCGAAGCCGCGCTCCTCGGGAGAGTACAACCTGACGAACACGGCCGAACTGCAGCTCGGCGGCACCCTCGAGAACGTCAAGAACCGGTTCAACGGCACCGACCTCAGCGTGCAGTGGCACGGCTCGGGACAGCTCGGGCTCGAGCCGGAGAAGCTCGACGCGTTCATCTACGCGCTCGTCGAATGCATTGAGAACGTGCGTCGCCACGCCCAGGTCGACGAGGCGCACGTCACGCTGAGCGACGACGGCGCGATGGTGCGCGGAGTGGTCACCGACGCGGGCGTCGGCTTCGATCCCGCCGCTGTCTCCTCGCAGCGGCTCGGTTTCCGGCAGTCGGTCGTCGCACGAGTCGAAGACATCGGCGGAACGGTGCGCGTGTTCTCGGCCCCTGGGGCCGGCACGACAGTCGTCCTCGAGGTGGCGAAATGA
- a CDS encoding GNAT family N-acetyltransferase: MTDTLTPRASTVRAVIRPATQPDLERIAEIYAHYVRESCITFDEVVPDSSHWQSKLAAARDAERPFLVAETPEGTVAGYAYVEPWKAKRAYRHTVENSIYLDPALTGRGLGTDLLTALLERSRAAGIAQVVAVVSDTGAEASLALHERFGFRRVGRLENVGFKFGSWIGVHLLQRSLE, from the coding sequence GTGACCGACACCCTCACGCCCCGAGCCTCCACCGTGCGCGCAGTCATCCGCCCGGCGACCCAGCCCGATCTCGAGCGCATCGCGGAGATCTACGCCCACTACGTGCGGGAGAGCTGCATCACGTTCGACGAGGTCGTGCCCGACAGCTCCCACTGGCAGAGCAAGCTCGCGGCCGCTCGCGACGCGGAGCGGCCGTTCCTCGTGGCGGAGACGCCGGAGGGAACCGTCGCCGGCTACGCGTACGTCGAGCCGTGGAAGGCGAAACGGGCCTACCGGCACACTGTCGAGAACTCGATCTACCTTGACCCCGCGCTCACCGGGCGAGGGCTCGGAACCGACCTGCTGACCGCGCTGCTCGAGCGGTCTCGCGCAGCGGGGATCGCGCAGGTCGTCGCCGTCGTGAGTGACACGGGAGCGGAAGCGTCGCTCGCACTGCACGAGCGCTTCGGCTTCCGGCGCGTCGGCCGGCTCGAGAACGTGGGCTTCAAGTTCGGTTCGTGGATCGGCGTGCACCTGCTGCAGCGCTCGCTCGAGTGA
- a CDS encoding uracil-DNA glycosylase: MPDRSLAHLAATGAMDPGWARALEPVADDIAAMGDFLRAERREGHDYLPSGANVLRAFAQPLDDVRVLIVGQDPYPTPGHPIGLSFAVDPLVRPLPRSLQNIYRELHEDLGIPPAAHGDLTPWTRNGVMLLNRVLTVRPGAPASHRGKGWEAVTEHAIRVLVERAAPLVAVLWGRDAQSLTPMLTGVPVVASAHPSPLSASRGFFGSRPFSRVNALLEQQGASAVDWGLEPSHS, encoded by the coding sequence ATGCCCGACCGCAGCCTCGCGCACCTCGCGGCGACGGGCGCCATGGATCCCGGGTGGGCGCGGGCGCTCGAGCCCGTCGCCGACGACATCGCCGCGATGGGCGACTTTCTGCGCGCCGAGCGGCGGGAGGGACACGACTACCTGCCGAGCGGCGCGAACGTGCTGCGGGCCTTCGCGCAGCCCCTCGACGACGTGCGCGTGCTCATCGTCGGCCAGGACCCGTACCCGACCCCGGGGCACCCGATCGGCTTGTCGTTCGCCGTGGACCCGCTCGTGCGTCCTCTGCCGCGCAGCCTGCAGAACATCTACCGGGAGCTTCACGAGGACCTCGGTATTCCGCCTGCCGCGCACGGCGATCTCACGCCCTGGACGCGCAACGGCGTCATGCTGCTCAACCGGGTCCTCACGGTACGTCCCGGCGCTCCGGCCTCCCACCGTGGCAAGGGCTGGGAGGCTGTGACGGAGCACGCGATTCGCGTGCTCGTGGAGCGCGCCGCCCCGCTCGTCGCCGTTCTCTGGGGCCGTGACGCGCAGAGCCTCACCCCCATGCTCACCGGCGTCCCCGTGGTGGCGAGCGCCCACCCGAGCCCGCTCTCGGCCTCGCGCGGCTTCTTCGGCTCCCGCCCGTTCTCGCGCGTGAACGCCCTTCTCGAACAGCAGGGGGCGAGCGCTGTCGACTGGGGCCTCGAACCGTCACATTCGTGA
- a CDS encoding thiamine-binding protein gives MLVAFSVAPSGTGRADASVHDAVAAAVRVVRNSGLPNETGSMFTTIEGEWDEVFDVVRRATEAVAPFGSRVSLVLKADIRPGYEGELRGKVDRLEKALDDTE, from the coding sequence ATGCTTGTCGCCTTTTCCGTCGCCCCGAGCGGCACAGGACGCGCCGACGCTTCCGTTCACGACGCAGTCGCCGCGGCCGTGCGCGTCGTCCGCAACTCGGGACTGCCGAATGAGACCGGCTCGATGTTCACGACGATCGAGGGCGAGTGGGACGAGGTCTTCGACGTCGTCCGCCGCGCCACGGAAGCCGTCGCGCCGTTCGGATCACGCGTCTCGCTGGTGTTGAAGGCGGATATTCGGCCTGGCTACGAGGGCGAGCTGCGCGGAAAGGTCGACCGACTCGAGAAGGCGCTCGACGACACTGAGTGA
- a CDS encoding Type 1 glutamine amidotransferase-like domain-containing protein, with protein MSIFLCGGGDVDLAEFVAEAAVRSQQTTREVPRIAVVAIDTGHGSFFTDEIAESLTDAGACEPVIRAYRSDQEAILADLVDTDGIYVAGGPTPDYLRALQPVVGEIRRRVAAGTPYFGVSAGALLAAEKALIGGYRIGDVPVAPEMIGEGIDELEVASGIGLVDITVEVHAAQWGTLGRLVAATEAGVVEGGVAIDEDTALVVSDGGLRVVGSGSVWQVFSSEHGVVVTTAAAG; from the coding sequence GTGAGCATCTTCCTGTGCGGTGGAGGCGATGTCGACCTCGCCGAGTTCGTGGCCGAGGCCGCCGTGCGCTCCCAGCAGACCACTCGCGAAGTTCCGCGCATCGCTGTCGTCGCGATCGACACGGGGCACGGCAGCTTCTTCACCGACGAGATCGCCGAATCGCTCACGGACGCCGGCGCGTGCGAGCCGGTCATCCGCGCCTACCGGTCCGACCAGGAGGCGATCCTCGCCGACCTCGTCGACACCGACGGGATCTACGTCGCCGGCGGTCCCACTCCCGACTACCTGCGTGCCCTGCAACCTGTCGTCGGCGAGATCCGACGTCGTGTCGCGGCCGGAACCCCGTACTTCGGGGTATCGGCGGGAGCGCTGCTCGCCGCGGAGAAGGCGCTCATCGGCGGCTACCGCATCGGCGACGTTCCCGTGGCGCCCGAGATGATCGGAGAGGGAATCGACGAGCTCGAGGTCGCGTCCGGAATCGGTCTTGTCGACATCACCGTCGAAGTGCACGCCGCCCAGTGGGGCACGCTCGGCCGGCTTGTCGCGGCGACCGAGGCCGGTGTCGTCGAGGGAGGCGTCGCCATCGACGAGGACACAGCTCTCGTCGTGAGCGACGGGGGACTGCGCGTCGTCGGCTCCGGCTCGGTGTGGCAGGTGTTCTCCAGCGAGCACGGGGTCGTCGTCACGACGGCGGCGGCGGGCTGA
- a CDS encoding response regulator: MAQAKIRVAIVDDHRMILSALTEWIRGTADDVDMVAAVPTWPELLTHPGFPVDVVLLDLDLKDHIPVSLKLSTLKTTGVQTVVMSTYSDPGVVREALAAGAVGYLVKSEPAAAMVDAIRAARRGESYISEELDAALSRAEVGAPRLSAQERRVMALYAAGDPVKSVAYELGISEETAKSYLKRIREKYRSHGVDVGTKVALRKRAIEDGIIVD, encoded by the coding sequence ATGGCTCAAGCAAAGATTCGGGTGGCGATCGTCGACGATCACCGCATGATCCTGAGCGCTCTGACGGAATGGATTCGTGGAACCGCCGACGACGTCGACATGGTCGCCGCGGTGCCGACGTGGCCGGAGCTGCTCACGCACCCGGGTTTCCCCGTCGACGTCGTGCTGCTCGACCTCGACCTCAAGGACCACATTCCGGTGTCGCTCAAGCTCTCGACGCTGAAGACGACGGGCGTGCAGACGGTGGTCATGAGCACGTACTCCGACCCGGGCGTCGTGCGCGAGGCCCTCGCGGCCGGGGCCGTCGGCTACCTGGTCAAGAGTGAGCCCGCCGCGGCGATGGTCGACGCGATCCGCGCCGCGCGACGCGGCGAGTCGTACATCTCCGAAGAGCTCGACGCCGCGCTGAGCCGTGCGGAGGTCGGCGCGCCGAGGCTCAGCGCGCAGGAGCGACGCGTCATGGCGCTCTACGCGGCGGGCGACCCCGTCAAGTCGGTCGCTTACGAGCTCGGCATCTCCGAGGAGACGGCGAAGTCCTACCTCAAGCGCATCCGAGAGAAGTATCGCTCGCACGGCGTCGACGTCGGCACGAAGGTCGCCTTGCGCAAGCGCGCCATCGAAGACGGCATCATCGTCGACTGA
- a CDS encoding bifunctional o-acetylhomoserine/o-acetylserine sulfhydrylase: MTDTSPDWKFETLQIHAGAAPDPVTKARATPIYQTTSYVFDNTEHAKNLFALAEFGNIYTRIQNPTQDVVEQRVAALEGGTGALLLASGQAASTFAILNIAQAGDHIVSSSSIYGGTYNLLKYTLAKLGIETTFVEDQDDLDEWRRAVRPNTKALFAETIGNPRINVLDIEGVAEIAHSNDVPLIVDNTIATPYLIKPLEHGADIVTHSATKFLGGHGTVIGGVIVDGGKFEWSKHVDKFPGLTEPDPSYHGASYTTVLGDSIAYIIKARVQLLRDLGSAIAPASAWQLIQGIETLSLRVERHVQNTQDIAEWLDQHPDIASVNYAGLPSSPWYANANKYAPKGVGAVLSFELKGGVDAGREFVNSLQLFSHLANIGDVRSLVIHPASTTHSQLTPEQQLTTGVTPGLVRLSVGLENVEDLKADLEQAFAAARRVVEAAR, from the coding sequence ATGACCGACACTTCGCCCGACTGGAAGTTCGAAACCCTTCAGATCCACGCCGGCGCCGCTCCCGACCCGGTGACCAAGGCCCGCGCCACACCGATCTACCAGACGACGAGCTACGTGTTCGACAACACCGAGCACGCGAAGAACCTCTTCGCGCTCGCCGAATTCGGCAACATCTACACGCGCATCCAGAACCCCACGCAGGACGTCGTCGAGCAGCGCGTCGCGGCGCTCGAGGGGGGCACCGGAGCCCTCCTGCTCGCGTCCGGCCAGGCGGCATCCACGTTCGCGATCCTGAACATCGCGCAGGCGGGCGACCACATCGTGTCGTCGTCGTCGATCTACGGCGGCACCTACAACCTGCTCAAGTACACCCTCGCGAAGCTCGGCATCGAGACGACGTTCGTGGAGGACCAGGACGACCTCGACGAGTGGCGCCGCGCCGTTCGCCCGAACACGAAGGCCCTCTTCGCCGAGACGATCGGGAACCCGCGCATCAACGTCCTCGACATCGAGGGCGTCGCGGAGATCGCGCACAGCAACGACGTACCGCTCATCGTCGACAACACGATCGCGACACCGTACCTCATCAAGCCCCTCGAGCACGGCGCCGACATCGTCACGCATTCCGCGACGAAGTTCCTCGGCGGCCACGGAACCGTCATCGGCGGCGTCATCGTCGACGGCGGAAAATTCGAGTGGTCGAAGCACGTCGACAAGTTCCCCGGCCTCACCGAGCCCGACCCCTCGTACCACGGGGCGAGCTACACGACGGTTCTCGGCGATTCGATCGCCTACATCATCAAGGCGCGCGTGCAGCTGCTCCGCGACCTCGGCTCCGCTATCGCTCCGGCGAGCGCGTGGCAGCTCATCCAGGGGATCGAGACGCTCTCGCTCCGCGTGGAGCGCCACGTGCAGAACACGCAGGACATCGCGGAATGGCTTGACCAGCACCCCGACATCGCGAGCGTGAACTACGCCGGCCTGCCTTCGAGCCCGTGGTATGCGAACGCGAACAAGTACGCGCCCAAGGGCGTCGGCGCGGTGCTGTCGTTCGAGCTCAAGGGCGGCGTCGACGCCGGTCGCGAGTTCGTGAACAGCCTGCAGCTGTTCTCCCACCTCGCGAACATCGGCGATGTCCGCTCGCTCGTGATTCACCCCGCGTCGACGACGCACTCGCAGCTCACCCCGGAGCAGCAGCTCACGACCGGTGTGACGCCCGGCCTTGTGCGGCTCTCGGTCGGGCTTGAGAACGTGGAGGACCTCAAGGCGGACCTCGAACAGGCCTTCGCCGCGGCCCGACGCGTCGTGGAGGCGGCCCGCTAG
- a CDS encoding SDR family oxidoreductase, whose protein sequence is MTFKRAVVTGASSGIGWATVVELRSRGWDVVGVARRADRLAALEEQTGARVFTADLTVQDDVDALAEFVASTGGADAVVNNAGGAFGLASVEDSSVADWERMYAINVLGTKRVVSALLPVLRRSIEPGKAASIVGITSIAGQVAYEGGGGYNAAKFAQRAVMEVLRLELAGEPIRVIDVAPGMVHTEEFSLVRFGGDKAKADAVYAEVPEPLTAEDIAETIAHALDLPPHVNIDSVTVKPVAQAAPHKVAKGPLKVAR, encoded by the coding sequence ATGACATTCAAGCGTGCAGTGGTCACCGGGGCGAGTTCCGGAATCGGTTGGGCAACGGTCGTGGAGCTCCGCTCCCGCGGCTGGGACGTGGTGGGCGTCGCGCGTCGCGCCGACCGGCTCGCGGCGCTGGAGGAGCAGACCGGAGCGCGCGTGTTCACGGCCGACCTGACGGTGCAGGATGACGTGGACGCGCTCGCCGAGTTCGTCGCGTCGACGGGAGGTGCCGACGCGGTCGTCAACAACGCGGGAGGCGCGTTCGGGCTCGCGAGCGTGGAGGACTCGTCGGTGGCTGACTGGGAGCGCATGTACGCCATCAACGTACTCGGCACGAAGCGCGTAGTCTCGGCCCTGCTTCCGGTGCTTCGCCGCTCGATCGAGCCCGGGAAGGCGGCATCCATCGTCGGCATCACCTCGATCGCCGGGCAGGTCGCCTATGAGGGCGGCGGCGGCTACAACGCGGCGAAATTCGCGCAGCGCGCCGTGATGGAAGTGCTCCGGCTCGAACTGGCGGGGGAGCCGATCCGCGTCATTGACGTAGCACCAGGGATGGTGCATACGGAGGAGTTCTCCCTTGTGCGCTTCGGCGGCGACAAGGCGAAGGCGGATGCCGTGTACGCCGAGGTCCCCGAGCCGCTCACGGCCGAGGACATCGCCGAGACCATCGCGCACGCCCTCGACCTTCCGCCGCACGTGAACATCGACAGCGTCACCGTCAAACCGGTCGCCCAGGCTGCGCCGCACAAGGTCGCGAAGGGCCCGCTCAAGGTCGCGCGATGA
- a CDS encoding type II toxin-antitoxin system VapC family toxin, with amino-acid sequence MRLLLDTNVVLWLLLGDRSRIPQAIVDRIEDTGNAVLVSAASVWEIAIKRSLGKLEIEDRWPRALNSLGFDHRPVTAEHAAAVEKLPWIHGDPFDRLLLAQAKLEGATVVTADERMRKYDVPSLWV; translated from the coding sequence ATGCGACTTCTCCTCGATACGAATGTGGTGCTCTGGCTCCTGCTCGGCGACCGTTCGCGCATACCGCAGGCGATCGTCGATCGTATAGAGGACACGGGAAACGCCGTACTGGTGAGCGCAGCGAGCGTGTGGGAAATCGCCATCAAGCGCTCTCTCGGAAAACTGGAGATCGAAGACCGGTGGCCGCGTGCGCTCAACAGCCTGGGCTTCGATCATCGCCCCGTGACCGCGGAACACGCCGCGGCCGTCGAGAAGCTTCCCTGGATTCACGGCGACCCGTTCGACAGGCTCCTTCTCGCTCAGGCGAAGCTCGAGGGCGCGACCGTCGTGACGGCCGACGAGCGGATGCGGAAGTACGACGTTCCAAGCCTGTGGGTGTGA